The following are from one region of the Andrena cerasifolii isolate SP2316 chromosome 1, iyAndCera1_principal, whole genome shotgun sequence genome:
- the LOC143367899 gene encoding protein SERAC1 isoform X2 yields MGMQIYKKYIYYVKSTGICIVVMGGCWFLYQLRQASQILRSTVPTNVLNLEQMHAQYIYIDDPRYKDVFMFRKNENLQSFLPEQSPSFSDIVMKWWKSLNRNLAYKLLHMAQHGDKTERLKAVYTLSSLKYLKDWHYHHIAQMLDARTAVSLARMSNVDSRFFLKPPYYHVQHKLYDIIEKVHALLLYLNTVCNNTHPCLTQFLNKKFRDSHRDGLILDHDLTSLGLAAAPAIIWDQELLQSCVQALCHHSCLEKYSKNIVDAGGLSVLMIIKKVFSDNVDMCILLAKIISNISLHSEYLENIFQAGWIGTLVEWSRTADIRLSAPASRALANLDMDENEHVKYPRRIYLLHPLHKTRTNAKLDVVFLHGLLGGVFVTWRQRDSDTSTFGVVGTQRYRDDDCIKKCDRDRKCRTQCWPKDWLPEDVPSLRVIGVNYDTNLSMWTPSCPIEGAKTTMGERSGEYIEKLLTAGIGKRPTIWVCHSMGGLLVKKMLVDEWKNGDKNNICKNTRGIIFYSTPHRGSRVAVLTQTTQMLVWPSVEVQELREESPQLLQLHEDFLNMLKEYPTEIVSFSETKSTLVTALKVPFQFVTANSADPGVGEFFEIAQDHLSICKPASRHSFLYQKLLNILKRHVTPHEKTNLSPITELLSLPSKLF; encoded by the exons ATGGGAATGcagatttacaaaaaatatatatactacGTAAAATCAACGGGAATTTGTATTGTTGTGATGGG TGGATGTTGGTTTTTGTACCAGCTACGTCAGGCATCGCAAATTTTACGATCCACTGTGCCAACCAATGTCTTGAATCTCGAGCAGATGCATGCGCAATACATTTATATTGATGATCCCCGATATAAAG ATGTATTTATGTTCAgaaagaatgaaaatttacaatcATTTCTGCCGGAGCAGTCACCTTCGTTCAGCGATATCGTTATGAAGTGGTGGAAGTCGTTGAATCGTAACTTGGCGTACAAATTGTTGCATATGGCGCAGCACGGCGATAAAACGGAGAGGCTGAAGGCTGTGTATACTCTAAGTtccttaaaatatttaaaag ATTGGCATTATCACCATATCGCGCAAATGTTAGACGCTAGAACAGCGGTGTCTCTTGCGAGGATGTCGAACGTTGActcaagattttttttaaagccacCATACTACCACGTACAGCATAAATTATAC GATATAATAGAAAAAGTACATGCCCTGCTTCTCTATTTGAACACAGTATGCAACAATACACACCCATGTCTTACTCagtttcttaataaaaaattcagagATTCGCATCGT GACGGTCTGATACTCGATCATGATTTAACAAGCTTAGGACTGGCTGCCGCGCCAGCCATAATATGGGACCAAGAATTACTGCAGAGTTGCGTTCAAGCATTGTGCCACCACTCTTGCCTCGAGAAATATAGCAAAA ATATCGTAGACGCTGGCGGACTTTCAGTGTTGATGATAATAAAGAAAGTTTTCAGCGATAACGTCGACATGTGCATATTACTAGCGAAAATAATTTCTAACATTTCCCTTCATTCGGAGTATTTGGAAAACATTTTccaagcag GATGGATCGGCACGTTGGTAGAATGGTCTCGTACTGCTGACATACGGCTGTCAGCGCCGGCGAGTCGGGCATTGGCAAATTTAGATATGGATGAAAATGAGCACGTCAAGTATCCGAGACGCATTTACCTTCTCCACCCGCTACATAAAACCAGAACAAACGCGAAGCTGGATGTCGTATTTCTACATGGACTCCTCGGCGGTGTGTTTGTAACGTGGAGGCAAAGGGATTCAGATACGTCTACATTTGGGGTTGTAG GAACTCAACGTTACAGGGACGACGATTGCATAAAAAAATGTGATCGCGACAGGAAATGCAGGACACAGTGTTGGCCGAAAGACTGGTTACCCGAGGATGTTCCATCGCTTCGAGTTATTGGAGTAAATTACGATACGAATTTGTCAATGTGGACTCCCTCGTGCCCAATAGAAGGCGCAAA GACCACTATGGGTGAGAGAAGTGGGgaatatatcgaaaaattgttaACCGCAGGTATCGGAAAACGACCAACGATATGGGTATGTCATTCAATGGGTGGTTTGCTAGTAAAAAAGATGCTTGTTGATG AATGGAAAAATGgcgataaaaataatatatgcaaaaataCTCGGggtataatattttatagtacTCCTCATAGAGGCTCCCGCGTGGCAGTCTTAACGCAAACCACACAAATGTTGGTGTGGCCGTCCGTTGAAGTGCAAGAACTTCGCGAAG AGTCGCCGCAGTTACTACAGTTACACGAAGATTTTCTGAATATGTTGAAAGAATATCCCACAGAAATTGTCAGTTTCAGCGAAACGAAATCTACGCTTGTGACTGCACTGAAAGTCCCGTTTCAATTTGTTACTGCCAATTCAGCAG ATCCCGGAGTAGGTGAATTCTTCGAAATCGCGCAAGATCATTTGTCGATATGTAAACCAGCCAGCAG ACATTCCTTTCTATATCAAAAGCTGTTAAATATACTAAAACGCCATGTAACTCCCCACGAGAAAACAAACCTTTCTCCGATAACAGAATTGTTATCATTACCAAGTAAATTATTTTGA
- the LOC143367899 gene encoding protein SERAC1 isoform X1 codes for MGMQIYKKYIYYVKSTGICIVVMGGCWFLYQLRQASQILRSTVPTNVLNLEQMHAQYIYIDDPRYKDVFMFRKNENLQSFLPEQSPSFSDIVMKWWKSLNRNLAYKLLHMAQHGDKTERLKAVYTLSSLKYLKDWHYHHIAQMLDARTAVSLARMSNVDSRFFLKPPYYHVQHKLYDIIEKVHALLLYLNTVCNNTHPCLTQFLNKKFRDSHRDGLILDHDLTSLGLAAAPAIIWDQELLQSCVQALCHHSCLEKYSKNIVDAGGLSVLMIIKKVFSDNVDMCILLAKIISNISLHSEYLENIFQAGWIGTLVEWSRTADIRLSAPASRALANLDMDENEHVKYPRRIYLLHPLHKTRTNAKLDVVFLHGLLGGVFVTWRQRDSDTSTFGVVDSYVMENGTDTLSSMIGEQSQEFLKDLAYDLRKREWDRLGEDFEIILDDCPQNTNRKARGPYFCSGDDDCIKKCDRDRKCRTQCWPKDWLPEDVPSLRVIGVNYDTNLSMWTPSCPIEGAKTTMGERSGEYIEKLLTAGIGKRPTIWVCHSMGGLLVKKMLVDEWKNGDKNNICKNTRGIIFYSTPHRGSRVAVLTQTTQMLVWPSVEVQELREESPQLLQLHEDFLNMLKEYPTEIVSFSETKSTLVTALKVPFQFVTANSADPGVGEFFEIAQDHLSICKPASRHSFLYQKLLNILKRHVTPHEKTNLSPITELLSLPSKLF; via the exons ATGGGAATGcagatttacaaaaaatatatatactacGTAAAATCAACGGGAATTTGTATTGTTGTGATGGG TGGATGTTGGTTTTTGTACCAGCTACGTCAGGCATCGCAAATTTTACGATCCACTGTGCCAACCAATGTCTTGAATCTCGAGCAGATGCATGCGCAATACATTTATATTGATGATCCCCGATATAAAG ATGTATTTATGTTCAgaaagaatgaaaatttacaatcATTTCTGCCGGAGCAGTCACCTTCGTTCAGCGATATCGTTATGAAGTGGTGGAAGTCGTTGAATCGTAACTTGGCGTACAAATTGTTGCATATGGCGCAGCACGGCGATAAAACGGAGAGGCTGAAGGCTGTGTATACTCTAAGTtccttaaaatatttaaaag ATTGGCATTATCACCATATCGCGCAAATGTTAGACGCTAGAACAGCGGTGTCTCTTGCGAGGATGTCGAACGTTGActcaagattttttttaaagccacCATACTACCACGTACAGCATAAATTATAC GATATAATAGAAAAAGTACATGCCCTGCTTCTCTATTTGAACACAGTATGCAACAATACACACCCATGTCTTACTCagtttcttaataaaaaattcagagATTCGCATCGT GACGGTCTGATACTCGATCATGATTTAACAAGCTTAGGACTGGCTGCCGCGCCAGCCATAATATGGGACCAAGAATTACTGCAGAGTTGCGTTCAAGCATTGTGCCACCACTCTTGCCTCGAGAAATATAGCAAAA ATATCGTAGACGCTGGCGGACTTTCAGTGTTGATGATAATAAAGAAAGTTTTCAGCGATAACGTCGACATGTGCATATTACTAGCGAAAATAATTTCTAACATTTCCCTTCATTCGGAGTATTTGGAAAACATTTTccaagcag GATGGATCGGCACGTTGGTAGAATGGTCTCGTACTGCTGACATACGGCTGTCAGCGCCGGCGAGTCGGGCATTGGCAAATTTAGATATGGATGAAAATGAGCACGTCAAGTATCCGAGACGCATTTACCTTCTCCACCCGCTACATAAAACCAGAACAAACGCGAAGCTGGATGTCGTATTTCTACATGGACTCCTCGGCGGTGTGTTTGTAACGTGGAGGCAAAGGGATTCAGATACGTCTACATTTGGGGTTGTAG ATTCCTACGTGATGGAGAATGGAACCGACACTCTATCGAGCATGATAGGCGAACAGTCGCAGGAGTTTCTCAAAGATTTAGCTTACGACTTGAGGAAACGCGAGTGGGATAGGCTAGgagaagattttgaaataattctAGACGATTGCCCCCAAAATACTAACCGCAAAGCGCGTGGACCGTATTTCTGTAGCGG GGACGACGATTGCATAAAAAAATGTGATCGCGACAGGAAATGCAGGACACAGTGTTGGCCGAAAGACTGGTTACCCGAGGATGTTCCATCGCTTCGAGTTATTGGAGTAAATTACGATACGAATTTGTCAATGTGGACTCCCTCGTGCCCAATAGAAGGCGCAAA GACCACTATGGGTGAGAGAAGTGGGgaatatatcgaaaaattgttaACCGCAGGTATCGGAAAACGACCAACGATATGGGTATGTCATTCAATGGGTGGTTTGCTAGTAAAAAAGATGCTTGTTGATG AATGGAAAAATGgcgataaaaataatatatgcaaaaataCTCGGggtataatattttatagtacTCCTCATAGAGGCTCCCGCGTGGCAGTCTTAACGCAAACCACACAAATGTTGGTGTGGCCGTCCGTTGAAGTGCAAGAACTTCGCGAAG AGTCGCCGCAGTTACTACAGTTACACGAAGATTTTCTGAATATGTTGAAAGAATATCCCACAGAAATTGTCAGTTTCAGCGAAACGAAATCTACGCTTGTGACTGCACTGAAAGTCCCGTTTCAATTTGTTACTGCCAATTCAGCAG ATCCCGGAGTAGGTGAATTCTTCGAAATCGCGCAAGATCATTTGTCGATATGTAAACCAGCCAGCAG ACATTCCTTTCTATATCAAAAGCTGTTAAATATACTAAAACGCCATGTAACTCCCCACGAGAAAACAAACCTTTCTCCGATAACAGAATTGTTATCATTACCAAGTAAATTATTTTGA